A DNA window from Aquarana catesbeiana isolate 2022-GZ linkage group LG01, ASM4218655v1, whole genome shotgun sequence contains the following coding sequences:
- the LOC141113686 gene encoding cytochrome P450 3A29-like isoform X2, with protein sequence MDPVIIKAILVKECYSVFTNRRNFGLNGPLNSAVSIAEDEQWKRIRTVLSPTFTSGKLKQMFPIIKTYGALLVKNIQKKVDNKEFINMKDIFGSYTMDIVLSTSFSVNVDSQNNPNDPFVTNAKKLFTFSFFNPLFLTTLLCPFLIPLLNKLNFCFLPLSVLNFFQDAIKSIKKDRQKGIHSDRVDFLQLMVDSQTKDRTSSEEENHGYKELTDTEIMAQGLIFIIAGYETTSTTLMFTAYLLATHPDVQTKLQEEIETHLPNKAPPTYEALMQMEYLDMVIHETLRLYPAAGRLERVCKKTTEINGVTIPEGVVTVIPAYVLHRDPSLWADPEEFRPERFGKENKETQDPYTFLPFGFGPRNCIGMRFAMVNMKAAIILLLQNFSFRTCKDTPIPLQIDTTGFLKTTKPVILNLVPREDQKTGK encoded by the exons ATGGATCCAGTAATCATAAAAGCCATTCTTGTAAAGGAATGTTATAGTGTTTTCACCAACAGAAGG AATTTTGGACTAAATGGGCCTTTAAATTCTGCAGTATCAATTGCTGAGGATGAACAATGGAAGCGAATACGAACTGTGCTGTCACCTACGTTCACCAGTGGAAAACTGAAACAG ATGTTCCCAATAATTAAAACTTATGGAGCCCTTTTAGTGAAGAATATCCAGAAGAAAGTTGATAACAAAGAATTTATAAACATGAAGGA CATCTTTGGAAGCTACACCATGGACATTGTTCTAAGTACATCATTCAGTGTGAATGTGGATTCACAGAACAATCCCAATGATCCATTTGTGACCAATGCCAAGAAGCTTTTCACATTTTCCTTTTTCAATCCATTGTTCTTAACTACAT tgcTATGTCCATTCCTTATACCTCTATTGAACAAACTGAATTTCTGCTTCCTACCTTTAAGTGTTCTCAACTTTTTCCAAGATGCCATTAAAAGTATCAAGAAAGACAGGCAGAAGGGTATTCATTCA GACCGGGTGGATTTTCTGCAACTCATGGTTGATTCTCAGACCAAAGATAGGACAtcatcagaagaggagaatcatGGTTACAAAG AACTGACTGACACTGAGATCATGGCCCAGGGACTTATCTTCATCATAGCAGGCTATGAGACAACTAGCACTACCCTTATGTTCACGGCCTACCTCCTCGCAACACACCCTGATGTCCAAACTAAGCTGCAAGAGGAAATTGAGACCCATTTACCTAACAAG gcTCCTCCCACTTATGAAGCTTTGATGCAGATGGAATATTTGGACATGGTGATTCATGAAACTCTGCGACTGTACCCTGCAGCTGGGAGACTTGAAAGAGTTTGTAAGAAAACAACAGAAATCAATGGAGTAACCATCCCAGAGGGAGTTGTGACTGTGATCCCAGCTTATGTTTTACACCGGGACCCTTCACTGTGGGCTGATCCAGAGGAGTTCCGACCTGAAAG attcggtAAAGAGAATAAAGAAACCCAAGACCCTTACACCTTTCTTCCTTTTGGATTTGGCCCCCGCAACTGCATCGGGATGAGATTTGCTATGGTCAACATGAAGGCAGCCATCATTCTGCTCCTACAGAACTTCAGCTTCCGAACCTGCAAGGATACTCCA ATTCCCCTGCAAATTGACACCACAGGGTTCCTAAAGACAACAAAACCTGTTATACTTAATCTGGTGCCCAGAGAAGACCAAAAGACAGGAAAATAG